One Acanthochromis polyacanthus isolate Apoly-LR-REF ecotype Palm Island chromosome 6, KAUST_Apoly_ChrSc, whole genome shotgun sequence DNA segment encodes these proteins:
- the LOC127534326 gene encoding E3 SUMO-protein ligase ZBED1-like — MSRVEELYDNKRTEKLEALGKVPYVSLTGDHWTSFGNDNYLGVTAHFIDNDWCLQSFALTVSKTTERHYAEACAQHFEDIAQDWGIENKVTTLGTDSARNMVAAVRQLPYEHLPCTAHAIQRSICVSLSDSGIDAVLAKCRKLVGHFKHSPSNTRELNAQQVAHHQKEEPLIQDVPTRWNSTLAMIQRVLQNREPIGATLREQHSKLSMLTDQECAKLQRLSELLEPCRYVTEILGGEHYISCSVVLPAFCHLFRVMEPSEDDPVHIVKWKKLFSEDLAKRKENSNLAWLKLATALDPRFKDLKCLPKTERGDVWNSIADLLKEKEKPKAPSPETTDVPDVPAKKAKVFLLSSSDSDADEEEETNLSLINRYRSETKLEMDACPLQWWLNRKGSYGKLALLARKYLSSPATTVPCERLFSLSGHVVQKKRASLSSANVERLVCLSSWLKVKDKGKGQVG, encoded by the exons ATGTCCCGGGTTGAGGAGTTGTATGACAACAAACGAACAGAAAAACTAGAGGCTTTGGGAAAAGTACCATATGTTTCCCTTACAGGAGATCACTGGACTTCTTTTGGTAACGATAATTATTTGGGAGTAACAGCTCACTTTATAGACAACGATTGGTGTCTCCAATCATTTGCACTGACTGTCAGCAAAACAACCGAGCGCCACTACGCAGAGGCGTGCGCACAGCACTTCGAAGATATTGCACAGGATTGGGGCATTGAAAACAAAGTGACCACTCTGGGAACTGACAGCGCTCGTAATATGGTTGCCGCGGTGAGGCAGCTGCCCTATGAGCATTTGCCGTGTACTGCACACGCGATACAACGGTCAATCTGTGTTTCACTATCTGATAGTGGCATCGACGCTGTCTTGGCCAAATGTCGAAAACTGGTTGGCCATTTTAAACACAGTCCTTCCAACACCCGAGAGCTTAACGCTCAGCAAGTTGCACACCATCAAAAAGAAGAGCCACTTATTCAAGACGTCCCAACAAGGTGGAACTCAACTTTAGCCATGATTCAAAGAGTTTTGCAAAACAGAGAACCAATAGGAGCAACACTGAGAGAGCAGCACAGTAAACTGTCCATGCTGACTGACCAAGAATGTGCCAAGCTTCAGCGGTTATCAGAGCTTCTTGAACCATGCAG ATATGTCACAGAAATACTGGGTGGGGAGCACTACATCTCCTGCTCAGTTGTGCTTCCTGCCTTTTGCCACCTCTTTCGTGTCATGGAGCCATCAGAGGATGATCCTGTCCATATTGTTaagtggaaaaaactctttTCAGAAGACCtggcaaagagaaaagaaaattccaaccTCGCCTGGCTGAAGTTGGCAACAGCTCTGGATCCTAGATTTAAGGACCTAAAATGCCTGCCTAAAACTGAGAGAGGAGATGTGTGGAATTCCATAGCAGATCTactaaaagagaaagaaaagcccAAGGCCCCAAGTCCTGAAACAACAGATGTACCAGATGTACCTGCAAAGAAGGCAAAGGTCTTCCTACTATCATCATCAGATTCAGACGCCGATGAAGAGGAAGAGACCAACCTAAGTTTGATAAACCGGTACAGGTCAGAAACCAAACTTGAAATGGATGCCTGCCCTCTGCAGTGGTGGTTGAATAGAAAGGGCTCATATGGTAAACTAGCACTTCTTGCACGCAAGTATCTCTCTTCACCTGCCACCACTGTGCCCTGCGAAAGATTATTCTCCCTCTCAGGACATGTTGTTCAAAAGAAGAGGGCATCTCTATCTTCTGCTAATGTGGAGAGACTGGTGTGCCTTAGCAGTTGGCTCAAGGTGAAAGACAAGGGCAAAGGACAAGTTGGTTAA